A single genomic interval of Bacteroidales bacterium harbors:
- a CDS encoding SRPBCC domain-containing protein, whose product MQKLVFNIEIKAEVSLVWKLLWNPESYTEWTSPFCEGSYYKGELAKGERVQFLVPLGEGMYSDIEFVKENELMILKHIGYMSDFKEIPLDEETRKWTGAFEIYRLKQDDDMTRLTVEVDTLPEYMEHMNEKFPLSLQKLKAMAENRLD is encoded by the coding sequence ATCCAAAAGCTGGTTTTCAACATTGAAATCAAAGCAGAAGTTTCATTGGTATGGAAATTACTCTGGAATCCTGAATCTTATACTGAATGGACTTCTCCTTTTTGCGAAGGAAGTTATTATAAAGGTGAACTTGCAAAAGGTGAGAGGGTACAATTCCTGGTACCATTAGGTGAAGGAATGTATTCTGATATAGAGTTTGTTAAGGAAAATGAGCTCATGATCCTTAAACATATAGGCTATATGAGCGACTTCAAGGAAATTCCCCTGGATGAGGAAACCCGGAAATGGACCGGTGCATTTGAGATTTACAGGTTAAAACAGGACGATGATATGACCCGTCTAACAGTAGAAGTAGATACTCTCCCGGAATATATGGAACATATGAATGAGAAGTTCCCTCTTTCGTTGCAGAAATTGAAAGCTATGGCTGAAAACAGGCTTGATTAG